Below is a genomic region from Mustela lutreola isolate mMusLut2 chromosome 1, mMusLut2.pri, whole genome shotgun sequence.
GCGGACTCCAGGACTTCACTGacaacagaaaaatacatttcatggggcacctggatggctccgtgggttaagcctctgccttcggctcaggtcatgatctcagggtcctgggatcgagccctgcattgggctctctgctcagcagggagcctgctttccccttctctctctgcctgcctctctgcctgcttgtgatctctctctctctgtgtcaaataaataattaaaatcttaaaaaaaaaaaaagaaagaaagaaagaaagaaagaaaaagaaaaatacatttcagtaATGAGCTCTGTGGAACCCACTAGGCAATTACATGTGAAATTGGTGACAGGAGTTTTCCCAGGACATTCCGGAACAACTTCCCCCCTTTCTCCTGAACGAACTTGTATTCTGAGCGTGACCTGGAATGTGGTCAGCAAATTCCATACAGAGAATAAGGACCTTGAGAAGCGGGAACTCTCGAAAGAGATGAAAAAGCGCCAGGATGAAAGCGACAGGGTACCTGTCCAAAATTTTCTGGATGACTTTCTTCATCACCGGGTTCTCCGGGTCCAGACAGACTTCCTTCTTGTTCTTCAGGGTGGCTCTGCAGAAACGAAAAGAGGCCGAGCCCGTGAGCCCCGGGGGCTGACGACTCCGGCTGAGGGACGCCCCTCTGGTCGAGGCCACCGCGGACACCGGGGCGCAGCGCACCAGCACTTACACGACTTCCACCCTGGAGCACTGCGGCCCGGGGGCGATCACCTCCACCTTAGCGATCATCTTGGGCCGGATCCCCGGTGTGGTGGTTAGACACACGCAGCGCAGCTCCCTCAGGATGGTCGAGACGGGACCGGCTGGGGCACAAAGAGAGACACCGTTATGGGGCAGGTTGGCGGGGAGCTCTCCCCCCGCGAGCCCGCCCGGGACGCGTCCCCGCGCCGCAGCCTCCGCGGACGCTCGACCCGGGTGCCGGCCGCGTGCCGCGCGCTCTCACCGCGGGCGAGGGGCCCCGGCGgcgtcagcagcagcagcagcagcagcagcggcagcagcgcGCACCGCGAGCCGGAGAGGCCCGGGACGCGGGCAGCGCGGCTGGGCGGGAGGCTCATTGCGGCACGGAGGGCGGTGAGGGGCGAGGGCTCTAGAGGCAGGAGAGGAACCGGGAGTTGGAGCTCCAGGGCACTGTGGCTTTCCCCAAGTCCTTTGCAAGCCTTTTATCTGCGCGggccccttctctccccacccccccaccccaccccccaccccccaggcaggAAACTCAGCATTGGGATGCTTGGGAAACTCCCTGGATGAGGGGGGCGAAGGGGGGTGGcgatgggtggggggtggggggccgagCGGAGGGAATGGAGGGTGGCTGGGAGGAGCTGCCTCCTTCTCCACTGGTAGCCCTGGACTTGGTCGCCCGACCTGACCGTGTATGGTGCTGCCGCTCCGGGAGGTGGTAGGGAGCAATCCTGCAGGGCGCTCACCCTCCAGGCCAGCCGGGGCTAGCGAAGGCCGGCTCCTCCCGGGGATAGAGCCCTCGTTCCCATCCAAGGAGGAAGACTGGAACCCAACCGGCAGATTTGACTTTAGAACAATTTCTGAACGACCTTCCTAATTTATCATTTACCCTCATCATCATCCTCTTCATCCTCACAATTCAGGAAGTGTAAGCTGTGATTAAAACTGCATGAAACAGagcagaacctgatgtggggctccatcccaggaccctgggatcatgacctgacctgaaggcagaggcttaacccactgagccacccaggcgcccctcaatgcaTCGTTCTTATCAAAGAATACGGGGACTGCTCCTGAAATCCAGGTTCCTAGACTCTAACCATAGGCCAACTGTGCAAGCAGTTTTTTCTAAGGATAGCAGTTCCAGTTTGTAAGTTAACTCTTTCAGTAGATAACTTTCTGAAACTTGCTCTTTTcacttaataaaatgtttttgagatcattaaaaaaaaaaaaaaaaaaactgcatgaaacaggggacgcctgggtggctcagtgggttcaagcctctgctttgggctcaagtcatgatctatcgcagggtcctgggatccagccccgcattgggctgtctgctcagcagggagcctgcttcctcctctctgcctgcctctctgcctgctcgtgatctgtcaaataaataaataaataaaatctggggcgcctgtgtggctcagtgggttaagcctttgccttcagttcaggtcatgatctcagggtcttgggatcgagccccacatcgggctctctgctcagcagggggcctgctcctccacccccgcctgcctctctgcctgcttgtgatctctctctgtgaaataaataaataaataaataaaaagaaagaaaaggccatcctttaaaaaaataaataaataaataaataaataaataaataaataaataaataaataaaatctaaggaaaaaaaaaaaaaacaaaactgcatgaAACAGAAAGCCCTTCCTCTTCTGCTTGCAGGCAGGTCATTCTAGGTTTCTCAAATTAATCCATGATTCTTGGACTTTGGCTAGTTTTAGAGGCCAAGACACTTTAATGAaaatctctctcctcctgcttgaaGCCAGTGGCAGGAAGGGATTCCGGAATCAATCCGGCTAATTGGAAATGTCTCCTTGTTGTTCAACAAGCGTCTGCCTGTCGGGTGGTCTTCCAAAATCACTCAGCGAATTACCCTGGGAGACAATGCCTTGCTTTCCGCGGTTCAATACGCTGGTCAATTAGaagaggtggggtctttggggggggggtgtaagTGATGGGGTGCAGTGAGTGCAGACTAAAGCAGAGTCCGAGCTGAGCCTGTTCCAGTGGCTCCAGACCCTAGCCAGGTGTGTAACTGACCCAGGTGGGACAGGCCGTGGGAGGCTGATGAGTTTGAGGAGCAATTCTGGAAGTTTGGAAGTTTGGTCTGGGGATTTGAGTCAATCTGGCAGCAAGACAATGCCAGTTCTGGTTTCTCTCAGCTTCACGGGAGGGAAGAACCACAAGCTTCTGGAGTGACTTAGCTTCAGGATCAGCGGCTGCTTTAATCCACAGGCCTGCTTGAATTCACAGGAACTAGAGCTGCCTCCTGAAGTTGAGGGGTGAGGActaccccatgctctctcttctctttctctcaactgTGGAACTAGAACACTGAAATTTGAACGGCAACTCTTTCCTCTGTCTAACTCTATGGAAGGCAAAAGTACAATATTGGGATGACACATGGGCCTTCTTTCATGGAAATCTAGCTAAATCCTCTTCTGGATTGTTCTCAATACCTTGTCCTCACAGTAGGTCAGCAAAGGCAATGGGTAAGCACAACAGCCATGAGAAGCCAGTCATGGAAAGAAATTACTTTCCTTGTCCCTGAAGAccctggggaatttttttttttttttttttgactccaCATACCTTCCTTTCACCTCCATTGGTGAATAAGGAGGACATCTCataacccttttattttttattttatttttaaaattttcattgtgttatgttagtcaccataaaatacatcattagtttttgatgcaatgGTCCAAGGTTATTCGTTTAGGTACAAcaccagtgctccgtgcaatccgtgccctccgtaatacccagcaccaggctcacccatcccccacacctttctcctctaaaaccctcagtttgttttttagagtccacaggctctcatggttcacctcatAAACCTTTTCGAACTTTTAGTCTGGAAGGATATTAAGAAACCGGTGAAGGCTGGGAGGTTTGGCCTCACTTTGTGGGAAGCTGAATGGAAAGTTCTCTATTCGGTACAGCTTCCTGATACCATCCTCATCATACCTGACTCAGGTAATATAATCCTTCATCCTTCAAGGGAGTGGTCATCTGGGAAAACAGCCTGCCTGAAGATTTATTATATTGACTTTTTTAGAGATTAGAATGTATCAAAAGACAAAAGGTAAACCTCACTGGcgtgaataaaacaaaacttcaaaaatgGGATGAAAAATTTGGGGCAACTGAATTCAGGTTAATCACAGTGAATAAACCACAATATAATAAGACTTTGTAAAAAATACTTAATGACATAGGTTATTTAGGGTTATGAGTATATGTGTTTATATTAGTTCCAAATAACACATTTGAATATAAATGAGCATATGAGTTATTTGGGTACTAAATGATAAGATCAGAGAAGGTTCATGAGACATGATTTCCAGTTCCTCCTGACACTCTTCTAGAGATGTTCATGGTTCACCTGGTTTGCATTCTGAATCAACTTGCCATGGATTATTTACAGAATATAaggcaaagaaattattttttcttcagctGGTGGGCAGGTAATAGAAAGTCCCCAGTAGATGTAGGCTGTTGGGTTGCCCAACCTAAGCAGGAAACAATGTGTAACTTAACCTGGGTTCTCACTGAATTCATTCTGGCTCGTTGCCCATGCCTCGCTCTTGTCTAGGCATCGCTGGTGTGGGCCTTTTGCAAAGACAGATAGGACTGTGGATGGTCTAAAGACTCCTTGCAATTGAGAATGACAGCACCAAGTACCATAGGAGACAGAGCTCTTTAAaagtaatctcacaaaacaaactgagggttgctggggggaggggggttgggagaagggggtgggattatggatattggggagggtatgtgctttggtgagtgctgtgaagtgtgtaaacctggtgattcacagacctgtacccctggggataaaaatatatgtttataaaaaataaaaaatttaaaaataaataaataaataaataaataaatgggggaaaaaaagtagttGTTTCTTTCTTGCCCTTTAAAAAGGGAGGCCATTTGCCTTACCTGCATTCTGTTTAGGTAGTGGCAAAAGGTATTGCGCTATTTTGCcctaaacaataaaaacaatccaCAAAATGACACCGACAACCTGAGAGCCTGAGACTGACTTGTTTGTCAGAAGCAGAGtcgtatgtatgtgtatatagatGAGACAGAGTCATAATACCACAAACTCGTGTAATAGGAATTAAATCATTCTCAATGGTTAGTGACTTCCAAACCACTTTCTTGCTCATTTTGTTCTGAGACTCATATCAATACTTTAATGCAGATAAGAAAAATTCTCCTAACCTCATTTTAGGAGCAACTTCTCCTGTGGACAGGGGATGATACACAGGAAAAAAGAAGTTGAGAGTTAAAGTATTAAATGTTTCTAAAAGCCCTGGGCTTCTCAGAAATAGAACATAGAACCATCCATTTGGTCTGggctaagcaaaaaaaaaaaaaaaaaaaaaaaaaaaaaattaaatagtaataattttttttttaaatcataaaactaAGGCGAGAGTGTTAAGTAGAAAAGCAATGACTAGAAGTGAAGTGCTAGAGAATTGTtcacaaggatttttttaattgggtaaAATCGGtacataatattatataagtTCCAGATGTACAACATTTAGTTCATTACAATTTAGTACCTGTGCACTACACAGTGATCACCACTGGAGGTCTCGATACCACCCATTACCCTTTAATTGacacccttcacccattttgctcaccCCCTCTCATCCCCTCTGGTAACAACTAGTCTGTATTCTGTAtcaatgagtttatttttgttttcattttgtttgttcatttgtctagtttttttttctttttagattctatatataagtgaaatcatatatttgttgttctctgattaacttattttacttaacataatccTTTAAAGGTTCAAgtttcatctatgttgtcacaaacaAGACTTCATTCTTACTTAGGGCTGAGTGATATTCCCTCATCATCCATTATTAttccatatacatacacacacccacatcttctttatccattcactcattgaTGGATGTTTAGACTGTTTCCATTTCCtgcctattgtgaataatgaaCCTAGGGGTGCATATGTGTCtttgaatcagcatttttgtaCTCTTCAGATAAATACTGAGAAATGAGATGGCTGGATCCTATAGTAGTCctagtcttaattttttaaagaattgtcatactgtttttcataatggctgcaccattttgcattcctaccaacaatgcacGAGTGTgcttttttctctacatcttctctGATGCTAGTTAttccttgtctttttggtaatagctactttaacagatgtgaggtgatatctaattgtggttttgatttgtatttccctgatgatgagtgatgttgagcatcttattatgtgtctgttggccatctgtgtgtcttcttacTTCAAAATCCCTTCCATTTTTTCActgagtctttttgtttgtttgtttgtttgtctttgaattgtatgagttctttagaCATATTGGATATTTAtccttattggatatatgatttgaaaaAGTCATTTCCCATCCAGTAGGCTGATGATggcttcttttgctgtgcagaagctttttagtttaacataaccccatttgtttattttttcttttcacaaaaaaaaaagttaatatttttcagaTTACAAACCATATTCTTCATAGTCACTGGCAAATACCCGTGGCTCCTCACATCTGGTTAACCACTTGTATTGCCCAACAAACATACTTTAAGCTGTTGAAATTCCCAGTCTATGTACTCCTGACCTTTGAGGCAAGGGTGATGTCAAACAGCAGAGAGATTTCCAGATTAACCAGCCTGAAATTGTCACCTGCTTTCCAAATTCCTCTCTTTCTTCAGGACCGGTGTGGGATCCTGTCTTCCCGTGGAAGGTTTATTCTGGCAAAGCCAATTATTATGTACTCTTTTTACCTTCAGTCTTTGAATACCTAATGTACTTGATGTACTTGTAATAACTATCTCTTGAGACAGAGTTAACTTATtccttaattttgcttttgtctctctCAAGTCAACTATAAACTCATTAAAATGAAGCgaaggaaatgttgaatcacaatattatatacctgaaaccaatattgcattgtatgccaagtaactggaatttagatacaaacttaaaaaaaataaaatcagtggtaACGTCTTATATTTCTCACATTTCCAGGTTCAGTAACAGTCTATGAATATTTAGTAACAGATAATGATAACTTTTTATCTTGCAATGTTCTTTGAATTACAAGTGGACCTTAAAGTTAAAAGAAGAGAATAGGATGGATCGCAGCCATTAATCATTTGTACGCCTCAGTTTTGAATTAGCTTTCCCTTGTGTTGAAATTATTTCTCAGTTATTCTTAGGGACAGTTCAAATGATATTTTTAGTCTTTGGAATTTGAACAACTCAGAAGAATGTTCAGAAACCAGCAGGATAtttgatattaaaagaaaaagattatacaACTATAGTATCAacctaattaaaatttttaaaaagattttatttatttatttgtcagagagagagcgagcacaggcaggcaagagtggcaggcagagacagagggagaagcaggctccctgccaaacaaggagcctgatatgggactcgatcccaggatgctgggatcatgatccaagtggaagacagccacttaactgactgagccacccaggaatcacATAGATTAAAGTTTTTCTGGAACTTAGACTTTGTTGGAGAGTGATGATAAGGAAAAATTCTGGTTAAGTCATACTGTGTTGAATGTTAACAGTGTGGGATTATTATTCTAAATTGATGTCTTCCAACAAGTCAAAAAGGCCTTTAACTGTGTGATTAAGTATATGACCTagaccttttaaatattttctaagtttctatttattttacattatttttaagaaatgctatATGATTACAGTAATGAAAGGTGTAGACATATAATTGTCAGGTTAGGCACATAAAGAATATCAGTATAAGAATTTATTGACCAGTAAGAGTTTAAGTGGAGGGAGGGTAGAGCTACCTGCTTATatgcagaagaaaaggaaaaagccagCTCTTTATGGTTAGCTTTGCAACATCCATGAAATCTGTCTCCTTCCACATCGGATTGGCAGTCCAAGGAAGAAATATTATTTAGGGAAAAATTTTGCTTCAAAGTTGCCCCAGCTCTACTGTGAAACATCAGAAAGGGTTTCCCTTCGCTTCTCCATTCTCTCATTTTCCTTGCTGTCCATTTCAGATCAAATCTGCCTGAGGAAGGAGTAAATCAATGATCCTTAACTTGTCCAGACTGAGCAAGGCTCCCAGTAACCATAAATGTCCTTTATATTGCCAGCTCTggaggagggggggtggggtagCTAGTTACTTTTGTTCATCTGTGCAAAAGCTGTAAAATGTTTCATTGACCAGAGAAGATACAAAGATGAGGAATAAATTTTGAATGTTTCCCAAAGCCCTGGGTTTCTCAGAAATAGGAAGTACTTATtatattcttcaaaaatttcGTCTGGACTCAGCAGAACAACAATAAAAGTCTTCTTAGGGGTTagctattttaaataagttttttgaGGAGCCATTTATCTGATAGTGCAGAGGTCCTTTATGAAAATTAGACTTCTAATGCTGTGCTTGATAATTATTATTTACTATACTGTTTTTTGACTACCATTACCTTCATAACTTTTTTAGTTTAGGAGAATATCCACTTCTTCACGAACTCACAATCTTTTTCATTCACATTTAATATATGTTAGAACCTCATTGATTGCTACTGGAATAAGAATAATTGTGATGTATTTGTATGTTTGTGGTTTATATACTTTAGAGATAATCAAAACTCTCTGTTAGACTGCCTTATCACCACTAGAACAAATAGCAGACTCATCATTTGACAAGTATCTAAGATGATGTTCATGTACTTAAAAGTcaaacatatgcacacacaccaccaccaccaccatcatcaacaacaacaacaatgcgGTGGTGTAAATATttgtgctcccctcccccaaattcatacgtTGAAATCCTTATACTTAGTATGATTGTATTAGGAGGCCAGGCCTTTAGGAAGAAATTAAGTCATGAGGGCAGATCCCTCATGAATGcaattagtgtccttataaaagagtcCCTACTGAGGTCCCACACCCCTTCCTACCaagtgaagacacagcaagaaggtgccATCTATGAAGCAGGAAGTAggtcctcaccagacactgaagcTGCCAACACCTTGTACTTGAACTTCCCAGTGTCAAGAACTGtgagcaataaatttctgttgtttataagatcaagagaaaaatgagaatagaACATATCTTATAGCTGACTTTttgccacagattttttttcataaatctgATAATGAAATCTCAGGAGTAACTGCTTTTATGCATTTTCAAAACATTACCAtaagaggggtgggggatgggcaaaatgggtgaaggaagtGGGAGGCACAGACTTCCAGTGATGGCATGAATAAGTGACAGGAATGAAAGGTCTAAATGCATAGGGAGTATAGGCAATGATATTAGGATAGCATTGTATCGTGACAGAgggcagctacacttgtggtgatcATACCTTAATATATACAGTTGTCAAATCAATATGTTACATACTGGaaagtaatgtaacattgtgtgtcaattatacttcaacttAAAAgcatttcattaatttaaaaaattgcaaaacacacacacacacacacacacacacacccctgatcTCCTGGGCCACAGTTAatgcaaaaaattttttaagaattgagAAATTGATCCCACTGGCTTACAAGGTGTTGCAATACCaaagtaaaaatcacaaaatcctaGAAATTCTGGCTTAAACTGGGCTATGAGTATCATCCTAACCAGTTGGGATTTTAAAGCATGGCTTCTCCTGGGGAGTAAATTGACAAAACCACTTGAGTAAAATGTTTGAATCATTTTGGTTTCCAAAAAATTCAGCATTAGTAAATCAGACGGCAAATCATTTTCTTTGGAACAGAATGTCCCTTGgaaacagcttttatttttccctaatttaaatttgaaaaccaGACTTGTGAATGTTATGACCAGGGATTGTgtcatagaaaagagaaaaatataaaaaaagagagagagagaaaagagaaaaaaagtagtcCATACTGTAGTAGAAAAAGACCAAAGCTGGTTCCTCTCATAATATGATTATGTGCAAATTAGTTGTTTGTAATAAATGAAAGTTTTATATGAAGTGTTTCTAATTAGCTTTCCAtgaatgttt
It encodes:
- the CXCL6 gene encoding C-X-C motif chemokine 6, whose translation is MSLPPSRAARVPGLSGSRCALLPLLLLLLLLTPPGPLARAGPVSTILRELRCVCLTTTPGIRPKMIAKVEVIAPGPQCSRVEVVATLKNKKEVCLDPENPVMKKVIQKILDSGRKTD